Sequence from the Equus asinus isolate D_3611 breed Donkey chromosome 5, EquAss-T2T_v2, whole genome shotgun sequence genome:
AAACTACCCTTGACTTCCCTGGGCACATAACTGCTGAAGGGCTGGCTTCCCCATTCCCAGTTCACCGAGACCTTTCTTCTGCAGTTCCCTGCTCAGTCACTCTTCTTGGTTAGCACCTTACTTACTAGTTAATATCCAGGCAGCAAAAGTGTTTCTTTCCTTGTATATAAGATAGGGAGTGTGTGCTAAGTGTTTTTTGAGTTCTCTTCCAGTGCTCTCTATATTCCGCATTTCTATTTGTACATTGTGATTTGATGATCCAAGCATTTGGTACCTGTTAGAAGACCTGATTTCCATTCCTGGTTCGGTTCTTACTGTGCATCCATTTGATACAGGGTTGTGAACTATAAATGCCCTGAGGGGCCAGCGAGAAACATAAGTGAGTGAGGTACCCCAGATAAAAGGCATAGGTAGGACTGTAGCAAACTGGAAAGATGGTGCCCTGGCCGAAGGGGACAGAGTTACTCAGCACTAGCCCCGCTGCAGGCGGTATGCCGAGTGCGACTGCCTGACCGTCAAGTGAGCGGATGGATGAGCAGCTAAACATCTGTTTTTTCCCTAATGTAGTTATAAAAGTCATTAATCGTACctttgtgggtgtgtgtgtgtaatgataTATGTTGGACCAGCAATATTCGCACCTGTTATATGAATACCACTGTTTTCTAAAAAGTCAAATTATCATCCCATGCATTCCACACCCCCTAGCCAAAGAAAGTTAACACAGTCCactaaagtaaaataagaaatagcGGTACATTGTACAATGACAAGTATTAGGAAGCAGAAACtttgcctttccttttttttttttaatactaacaGGTATTTCTGTAACTCACAGAGTGAATGTCAGTGTGGAACAAGAGGAGGGGCAGGGtccgggggtggggagggcatttGACAACTTAGCAAGGAGGGCAGCACCTCCTTCTGACCCTCCTCAGCACATCTATAGAGACACCTCACACACGCGGCTCAGCCAGAGGTCACCCTAACCTTGACTGTTCCCAACATTCTTCACAACAAATCCGTAGAAAAATGAATGTGTTTACAGCTACCCTTGGGTAATTACAACCACATTTTACATCCCATCCCCTTTGAAATTCtcatgaaacagaaaaagatatgGTATGAAAATATGGGTGATTATTCATTATATATAAAGCCTTTGAATAATGCATCAAAGATCCATTAAAATAAgtggaaataatatattttaatggcCCAGCCACACACTGGTTGGGGGTATTGAGTCACGAATGGCACAGTAGGGCGCCAGTGGCTCTCATAGCCACACTGGTGGTGGAGAGATCGTGAGCAATGCATACTTGAAATCCATAGACATATAGAAGTTCCTTCTCACTCTGTTTCTTAAGGAAACTGTACAGTTGCCTTGAAATTATCAGCAACTACAGAAGGTGTGTGCCCTTTAAAATTATATTGCCATCACAGGCAGCACCTAATAAATGCAAACCTGAGGTTAAATGCAGTGGACCCAGACCCAGAGGTCCAGCCTGTAGTCTCTTGCTTTGTGAACTTGTACCAGTTATCTGTTGCCACAGTGATGATGAGCAATAACAAGCCACCACATCAGTGCACACCCACTTAGGAGCGTGTTGGAGGGCCGAGCGGATCTGCTGATCAGAGCTGGGCTCCGTGGGCTTGCTCCTGGCTGCAGTCAGCTTCAGGCTGGCGAGCACCTCTCCTGCTCTTGGCTGAGCgctctcctgcctctgggtctTCGGTCGAAACAACTGCCGATTGAGCTCTGTGCTAGGAAGTCACTGTCTGCCAGCAGGCTAGCCTGGCCTTGTTCTGAGGGCACTGGCAGGGTCCCCAGGAGACTTGGAACTGGAACGCCGTCACTCCCTCTGCATTCTGCTGGCCAAGAAGGCCGTGATGGAAGAAGCCACAGAGTCATATTGCAGAGGGGGCAGAAATAGGGAGGGGAAGGGTTGGGGCTGTTTTTATAATCAGGCTGTCACAGGTCTGGGGCAGGTTTTTGGACCACTCTGAGTAACCATTACCTTGCCTGTAATGCACAGGTCGTGGTTCAGCCCAAGGAGACAACGTAAGTGAACATACTTCTAACTAAAACTCAGTGCAACAGCTCAAGTAAAGTTAACTAAGGGGCGGTGCAGGGGGTACAAACCAAACTCTTAAGCCTTTATATGTAGATACTGGTGGTCCAAGCTGGTACTGGGAGATTCCcatttataaaatcagaaaacacCAAAGACTTCTGGGGTTCCGTGCTGGGGTCAGACCAGTCCAGGCCCAGCCACCACAACCCCAGGCCAAGGACAAAGGCCCCATTCACAATGGTTACTGCCCCGCTAGAAGTCACAGTGAACTTCAGAACCGTAGCATTGTTTGTCTCGGAGAATAAACTGGTCttgtccttttattttgaaaaaagtgtTATCTTTATACCAAATCATATTACCACTTGGCCAGTTTTTTATATGTTGTCTCACCTCTTCCCTCCTGTCAGTTCCATGTGTattttaacagcatccctggtgACGGTGGCTGGGGGTCGCACCAGCGGTTTCCAAGTAGCAGTCCTCACTGTGGACACCATGCAGACCTGGTGCTGAACAGCCTCGGGACTGAATGCCTTCCCCCGGCCAGTAGGCGCTGGCCCTCAGAAGGCCACTTCTGCTCACACTGAGATGTCCAGAAGTCATACTTAGTCTGTATCTCTATGTCGCCGAGCCTCTCCAGCCAGAACACCATCTTCCCAGACCCTCACGGCTCTGTCAGTAGCTCTGGGCAGTGGTGTGGTCCCTGAGCGCCGCATGGTGCTAAGGAGCAGAGGGTTCCTGGGGTAAGCGGGATGCAGAACTTTCGGAACTAAAATCGACAGGTAGGGCAGAGCAAGCAACCTTCTGCACACAGTGCTCTGCTAAGTGCTGCTGCAAACATCAAGTGACCTTGAATTGGATACCGTGGATTACATCGCTCATTAACCAGATGAGGATCTGTTTTGTTTGCACCTCAGACAGTACTTGGGAGATCCAGGCACACTGGAGCCCGGCAGCGCGCATTTCCCAGGCTGGTGAGCAGGCGTCTGCGCGGGGAGGGAGACCGGGCCGAGGGTGGGCGCCGCCTGGGAGCTGGGGCCGCGTTTCCCAGGCCGCCTGCATCTTAACCCTCTCAGAGGCCAGAGGCAAAGACAGCCTGCTGGAAACCCGAGGCCACTCTCTGATGTCTTGACTGAAGTCCCCTCTGGGCCGTTAGTATCCTGTCGTAGGATTTCTTCTTCCTGGGGTTGCATTCCCGCCCTCAGCACTCTGAGAACTTCAGGCGCCCCTGAGCAGTTACCCGAGGGGTTTCTTCGTTGCACTCTGACGACTaaatccttccttttttctttctttcttttctttttctttgccttttcctgagTTGAAAACACTGTATGGGACGGGACGGTTGATTCTTAGCACAAAGATCAGTTtgggggaagaaaacaaaatttatgatCACGctttcttcaaaatgaaaatacattatcTTTGGACGTTTTAAAGCGTATTTTGTAATGGTATTGTACGTTAgttcatatttttataatgtgTATATCCAGTGACCACTTTTCAAGACTTTAGTCAATAAATAGAAGATGCTACATAATCTTACATTTGAATTAGGTtgcatttaaaatcttttttattttaaaatatgtctttaaaacatgtctctttttaatttgcagtttAATTTCCCACTATCTTCCAATCCATACATCTTGagtttcattattaaaaattggTTGATTTGGGGGATTTTTTGACCAACTACAGAtaataagttttaaaactttatttatatggGATCAAAGGGTAAACTGAACATATTAGATTTCTCCAGGAAAAACTTCAGCGGGAGAGGGTTGGGCGGAGACAAATGGCAGCTCAGCGGCAGTCCAGGCTGCCTGGCGCTCAGCGGGCTCGCCGCTCAGAGCTGCCAGCGGCCAGGGCGCTGCCGCCACCAGGGGACATACTCAGGGAAGTGGCTTTAGAGGCCCCTGTACGAAGTGGCCTCGCCTTGGGGATTCTGCGTCCCTTGGGGCTTTCAGAAAGTAGAGAACGGTGAACAGGTGCAGAGCACCTGCCTgcgcctggccctgagctggctgttttcttccttcctacaaaacactgaattatcccccccgttttacagatgaggaaacggaggttcTTGGAGGTGAGGTGATGGGCCTTGGGGAAGAAGTGAGGGTTCGGAACCTAAGCCCCACCGCCTGCGCGCCCCGCCCCGGCCGTGCTGCGAGCCGCCAGCAGGTGGCAGTGCATGCACGCCGCGGCCTGCGTGATGGcgctggattttgtttttctgggttCTGCATCATTGTCAAAGAAGCACTTCATGTGAGTCATCTGAGCAGTTTGTACATAGCTTATCTACCCACTGGAACAAAAAAAATCCAGTACCAGCGTCAGCGAGGAGCGGAGTTGCTCTTCGCGCTCTCCCTGAGCGCGGTGCCGCGTCCCCGCCCCCGTCCCCACGGGGCTGGCCGCGCCCTGCCGTTTTTGTCGCTCGCGGCCAAGGGGCCTCCTGCGCGTTTTCTTTCTCTGAGTTCGCACGCACCCTGGGGCTGCGCGGGATGCCAAGAAAATGACTGCTTTCAAAGCTCTGTCACCACGCAGTGCTGACATGTGTGCGCCTTCAAAAGGTTAGGGCAAAGAGCTGGACCCGCCGGCTGGCCCTTTGTGGCCGCATGTCCAGCCGCGCCCCCAGTGGAGCTTCCAGGTTCGCGACAGGCACCGCGCGCTCGGAGCAGTCTCCCCGCCCCGGCGCTCCGTGCGCGCGGCAGCCTGTGCAACCTCGCTGTGTCCTGAGGGGGCGCCCTTCTGCCTGGGTTTGGGGGCGTCCTTAAGTTTCTTTAGAGTGACCCTGtggtctgtttttttcttaatgacaTAGTTGAGCTCCTTTGGTTGGCTTTTGGCAACTGCCTTACATAAAGTTTTCTTGCAGACGAACCTATTCTTGTCTCTTTCTTCAGAGGGCTGTGGCCTGGGCTGCTGGCTCTAGTGAGCTGCTGTGGATGGCCCCCGTGGCACAGGCAGCTTTATTTGGCGGACTCGCCGTTCATCTTCATTGACGGGAATGTAAACTCAACGACTCGACACATTTTTCTTGTGTGCTAACGATGTGTTTGGTATTGTACTGGGTGCTATAATATGTGGCCTTAAGTTATTTTTCACTAAACATGAAATTGGTGTGaaaaaaactaatacaatattagCAAAAGTTATCATTTTATCATCTATCAACTTATCAACTTATCATTATTATCCTCTAGTAAAAGTTATCATTTATAAGTTGGGAGTAATATTGGTCCCTCGTTTCTCCACTTGAAGAACACATAAAACTACTTTGTGTTAGCAAAACTGGGCAGTGTTTCTGGGTGCGGCAGAAGGCAGATGGCTGAGTGAGGGTGTCCGCTTGCTTCTGCCCAGCCTGCAGAGCGGGATGAACCTCCAGATATGCTTCGTGAACGACAGCGGCAGCGATAAGGACAGCGACGCCGACGACAGCAAGACCGAAACCAGCGTGGACACCCCCTTGTCTCCCATGGTGAGTGCAGAAGCTGCCGCTGGCGCTTGTGTGTGCTCTTTTGGGTGTTCAGCTCTTTTCTGTCGTTACTCAGGAACAAACGTTGCAGAAATTTAAAAGGAAGTGTCTCTTGACATTCCTGGACGTGGCCCCTAAAATTTGACAGCAATTGAAGAATCGAAACTGTGATACAATAAGGAGACATAAGCCCTGCTAAAGTAGGCAACTACTTTCATATTAAACCATAAGAAAAAGCACATATGccctaaaaaattataaaggaaaatatgctgtATACCAGTCCTTCCCCATTGGGGTTAGAAATGTGAGCACAGACGAGCAGCAGGACACACTGTGAAAGGCAGGGcatgggaggagggcaggggttgGAAGACTAGCACATCGAGATGTTGCTCAGAGAAACTAGCAAGATCACGTGTGTAAAGCATCTGCTCCTCATTCCTTGCACGCATATTAAGGATGGCTTAATGATCCTGGGAGCCTGTTGCtggaattcttttcctttctgtgaggtctgttgagcatctttcttaCCAAAGACCAACCAAGAGGAAACCGTGTCAGTAGTGCGTGCACTGTGACGTCAGAAGTTCCGTGCCTACCAGAGGCCCCGTCGGCTTCGGGGGCGCTGTGCCGCCTTAGCTCTGGGTTCAGTGTTCTGCTGTGTCTCATCACCTCAGGGAGGCGTTGAGACCAAGAATCAAAACTTCTTGAGTTTGTCATAAATATATTCTCCCCATTATTAATGACACTACTCTTTATGCTAAAATCAGAGTCTATGGTTGACACTGAGGAAATAAACTACCTTTTTTAATGTTACTTGAGATTCGTACAGATCAGATCAAGCAGACAGCTGCGTTGACAGGGACTCATGGCAGCTCTGAGACAGGGCTCGGGATGCTGGGGCCCGTCCCCAAAGATGGCGCCCAGCACGGCGAGCTCAGGcctgctctttttttcctttcgCAGAGCAAACAGAGTTCTTCCTATTCCGATAGAGACACTACTGAAGAGGAGTCTGAATCCCTGGATGACATGGATTTCCTCACGAGGCAAAAGAAACTGCAAGCCGAAGCCAAAATGGCCCTCGCCATGGCCAAACCAATGGCCAAAATGCAAGTAGAAGTGGAAAAACAGAACAGGAAAAAGTCTCCCGTCGCTGATCTCGTAAGCAGCGAACGCTGAGGTGCAGCCAGCGTGGGGGACACTGCCCCCGTCCCTGCCCAGAGTTACGCAACCTGGGCTTATACGAGGCACTTTGTAAAAAGCACTGTCATTGAGaaatatttaagtttttctttttccttccgacCATATCGCTGAGAGATACATAGGCAGCCGTTTTCACAGAAGTCAGCTTTGCTCTTGATTCATAGCTGCTGTGTTTCTTAGGGTCAATATTAGATGTCATGggaatattttaattcctttgaagCAAGCACAGTTTAGGAACCTATTGGTTGTGGCAAACCCACTAttgctttgttctctttctcaccctttcaaagaagaaaatagagccTGGTGGGTAAGCACCCTGGGGCTTGGAGCCTaagcctggctctgctgctgacCTGCTGCAGGGCTCCGGGCAAGTTACTGAaatcccagttttctcatctataaaatgggagtaataataacACCTGTGTCAGAGCACAACTGTGAGAAGTCGGTGACCAAAGCATCCAGAGCACACAGCACTGTGCTTGTAGCAGGGTATCAATTAATAAATCGCTGATGTGAGCAACGCAGTCCACATCACTGATGTCACCTGAGCTCCCTGGGAATTCGTTTGTGGATGTTAGACTGACTCACGGTTGTCACAGCCTGGGTTAAAGACCTATCCGAAAGCTTGTGATTTGAGTAGTGTAGTGTTTTGATGCCAAGAGCATTTTAGACCGTGTCGTGTGTGTGTAGGGCCTCATGTTGGGAACGTCAGATTGGGAAAGCTTTTAAGCACAGAACCTGAACTGAAGCCGGTGAGTGAGGGCGGGTCTCCTGGGAGAGGATGGGGTCTTCTGTTGAGTCCTTGCTGCTCTGCTCACACCTCTGTTTCCTCCCATTTGTATCTTCAGCTGCCACACATGCCTCACATAAGTGAATGCCTGATGAAAAGAAGTTTGAAGCCCGCTGACCTGAGAGACATGACTGTTGGGCAGCTACAAGTGATAGTCAACGACCTCCATTCCCAGATAGAAAGTAAGTGCAAGAAGTGCTTGAAGATGGGGTCCTAAATGTAGACCAGAACGGCATAGGCCTGCTTCCTGGATCCGCTTCCTTTGTGCGTGTCACTGGGTCCTTCCTGTGAGCCtgcagggaaaggaagagaatcaCATGgctcttttcttgttttgttaccGTAAAACGTTCAGTAAGAATTTTTCAAGGTTCACAGGGATTATAGGGTTTTTTATTCATCTTACATCCccagctcctagcacagtgcctggcatgtattTGGCTCACAACATCTGTTTCTAGAACACGTTCAGTAGTTACAGGTCATTTATTAGATGATTATCCCCTCGACCTGTATGTCCGTTCATTTTAGGACATCAAATCAAATTCGACTTATTTTGTGGCGCTCCAGGTGGTGAAAGTACACATGACTGGTATGTGGACATTACGAGGTAACGGAGTATGGGCCTTTTTCCCCAGAATAAAGAAGGACCTCCAGCAGAAGTGGC
This genomic interval carries:
- the SCHIP1 gene encoding schwannomin-interacting protein 1 isoform X10 — protein: MNLDSDGMDDIMSQESPLDVEGNYKKAQKNERESIRQKLALGSFFDDGPGLYTSCSRSGKPSLSSRLQSGMNLQICFVNDSGSDKDSDADDSKTETSVDTPLSPMSKQSSSYSDRDTTEEESESLDDMDFLTRQKKLQAEAKMALAMAKPMAKMQVEVEKQNRKKSPVADLLPHMPHISECLMKRSLKPADLRDMTVGQLQVIVNDLHSQIESLNEELVQLLLIRDELHTEQDAMLVDIEDLTRHAESQQKHMAEKMPAK
- the SCHIP1 gene encoding schwannomin-interacting protein 1 isoform X4, coding for MVEKQLSTRGHLSSRGRGGCRWSTACCTMKPCRWKARVQAVFLEAQKNERESIRQKLALGSFFDDGPGLYTSCSRSGKPSLSSRLQSGMNLQICFVNDSGSDKDSDADDSKTETSVDTPLSPMSKQSSSYSDRDTTEEESESLDDMDFLTRQKKLQAEAKMALAMAKPMAKMQVEVEKQNRKKSPVADLLPHMPHISECLMKRSLKPADLRDMTVGQLQVIVNDLHSQIESLNEELVQLLLIRDELHTEQDAMLVDIEDLTRHAESQQKHMAEKMPAK
- the SCHIP1 gene encoding schwannomin-interacting protein 1 isoform X13, which produces MVHQENCSYQAQKNERESIRQKLALGSFFDDGPGLYTSCSRSGKPSLSSRLQSGMNLQICFVNDSGSDKDSDADDSKTETSVDTPLSPMSKQSSSYSDRDTTEEESESLDDMDFLTRQKKLQAEAKMALAMAKPMAKMQVEVEKQNRKKSPVADLLPHMPHISECLMKRSLKPADLRDMTVGQLQVIVNDLHSQIESLNEELVQLLLIRDELHTEQDAMLVDIEDLTRHAESQQKHMAEKMPAK
- the SCHIP1 gene encoding schwannomin-interacting protein 1 isoform X6, translated to MAKRTLDGARLHSDKWISLRGRGGCRWSTACCTMKPCRWKARVQAVFLEAQKNERESIRQKLALGSFFDDGPGLYTSCSRSGKPSLSSRLQSGMNLQICFVNDSGSDKDSDADDSKTETSVDTPLSPMSKQSSSYSDRDTTEEESESLDDMDFLTRQKKLQAEAKMALAMAKPMAKMQVEVEKQNRKKSPVADLLPHMPHISECLMKRSLKPADLRDMTVGQLQVIVNDLHSQIESLNEELVQLLLIRDELHTEQDAMLVDIEDLTRHAESQQKHMAEKMPAK
- the SCHIP1 gene encoding schwannomin-interacting protein 1 isoform X14, producing MVHQENCSYQAQKNERESIRQKLALGSFFDDGPGLYTSCSRSGKPSLSSRLQSGMNLQICFVNDSGSDKDSDADDSKTETSVDTPLSPMSKQSSSYSDRDTTEEESESLDDMDFLTRQKKLQAEAKMALAMAKPMAKMQVEVEKQNRKKSPVADLLPHMPHISECLMKRSLKPADLRDMTVGQLQVIVNDLHSQIESLNEELVQLLLIRDELHTEQDAMLVDIEDLTSTSATRLLSPWGHSRT
- the SCHIP1 gene encoding schwannomin-interacting protein 1 isoform X17, with the translated sequence MSRGRGGCRWSTACCTMKPCRWKARVQAVFLEAQKNERESIRQKLALGSFFDDGPGLYTSCSRSGKPSLSSRLQSGMNLQICFVNDSGSDKDSDADDSKTETSVDTPLSPMSKQSSSYSDRDTTEEESESLDDMDFLTRQKKLQAEAKMALAMAKPMAKMQVEVEKQNRKKSPVADLLPHMPHISECLMKRSLKPADLRDMTVGQLQVIVNDLHSQIESLNEELVQLLLIRDELHTEQDAMLVDIEDLTRHAESQQKHMAEKMPAK
- the SCHIP1 gene encoding schwannomin-interacting protein 1 isoform X16, giving the protein MAQKNERESIRQKLALGSFFDDGPGLYTSCSRSGKPSLSSRLQSGMNLQICFVNDSGSDKDSDADDSKTETSVDTPLSPMSKQSSSYSDRDTTEEESESLDDMDFLTRQKKLQAEAKMALAMAKPMAKMQVEVEKQNRKKSPVADLLPHMPHISECLMKRSLKPADLRDMTVGQLQVIVNDLHSQIESLNEELVQLLLIRDELHTEQDAMLVDIEDLTSTSATRLLSPWGHSRT
- the SCHIP1 gene encoding schwannomin-interacting protein 1 isoform X15, yielding MAQKNERESIRQKLALGSFFDDGPGLYTSCSRSGKPSLSSRLQSGMNLQICFVNDSGSDKDSDADDSKTETSVDTPLSPMSKQSSSYSDRDTTEEESESLDDMDFLTRQKKLQAEAKMALAMAKPMAKMQVEVEKQNRKKSPVADLLPHMPHISECLMKRSLKPADLRDMTVGQLQVIVNDLHSQIESLNEELVQLLLIRDELHTEQDAMLVDIEDLTRHAESQQKHMAEKMPAK
- the SCHIP1 gene encoding schwannomin-interacting protein 1 isoform X8; translation: MSRGRGGCRWSTACCTMKPCRWKARVQAVFLEAQKNERESIRQKLALGSFFDDGPGLYTSCSRSGKPSLSSRLQSGMNLQICFVNDSGSDKDSDADDSKTETSVDTPLSPMSKQSSSYSDRDTTEEESESLDDMDFLTRQKKLQAEAKMALAMAKPMAKMQVEVEKQNRKKSPVADLLPHMPHISECLMKRSLKPADLRDMTVGQLQVIVNDLHSQIESLNEELVQLLLIRDELHTEQDAMLVDIEDLTSTSATRLLSPWGHSRT
- the SCHIP1 gene encoding schwannomin-interacting protein 1 isoform X11, giving the protein MNLDSDGMDDIMSQESPLDVEGNYKKAQKNERESIRQKLALGSFFDDGPGLYTSCSRSGKPSLSSRLQSGMNLQICFVNDSGSDKDSDADDSKTETSVDTPLSPMSKQSSSYSDRDTTEEESESLDDMDFLTRQKKLQAEAKMALAMAKPMAKMQVEVEKQNRKKSPVADLLPHMPHISECLMKRSLKPADLRDMTVGQLQVIVNDLHSQIESLNEELVQLLLIRDELHTEQDAMLVDIEDLTSTSATRLLSPWGHSRT
- the SCHIP1 gene encoding schwannomin-interacting protein 1 isoform X9; protein product: MGGRGGCRWSTACCTMKPCRWKARVQAVFLEAQKNERESIRQKLALGSFFDDGPGLYTSCSRSGKPSLSSRLQSGMNLQICFVNDSGSDKDSDADDSKTETSVDTPLSPMSKQSSSYSDRDTTEEESESLDDMDFLTRQKKLQAEAKMALAMAKPMAKMQVEVEKQNRKKSPVADLLPHMPHISECLMKRSLKPADLRDMTVGQLQVIVNDLHSQIESLNEELVQLLLIRDELHTEQDAMLVDIEDLTRHAESQQKHMAEKMPAK
- the SCHIP1 gene encoding schwannomin-interacting protein 1 isoform X7, whose amino-acid sequence is MAKRTLDGARLHSDKWISLRGRGGCRWSTACCTMKPCRWKARVQAVFLEAQKNERESIRQKLALGSFFDDGPGLYTSCSRSGKPSLSSRLQSGMNLQICFVNDSGSDKDSDADDSKTETSVDTPLSPMSKQSSSYSDRDTTEEESESLDDMDFLTRQKKLQAEAKMALAMAKPMAKMQVEVEKQNRKKSPVADLLPHMPHISECLMKRSLKPADLRDMTVGQLQVIVNDLHSQIESLNEELVQLLLIRDELHTEQDAMLVDIEDLTSTSATRLLSPWGHSRT
- the SCHIP1 gene encoding schwannomin-interacting protein 1 isoform X5, giving the protein MVEKQLSTRGHLSSRGRGGCRWSTACCTMKPCRWKARVQAVFLEAQKNERESIRQKLALGSFFDDGPGLYTSCSRSGKPSLSSRLQSGMNLQICFVNDSGSDKDSDADDSKTETSVDTPLSPMSKQSSSYSDRDTTEEESESLDDMDFLTRQKKLQAEAKMALAMAKPMAKMQVEVEKQNRKKSPVADLLPHMPHISECLMKRSLKPADLRDMTVGQLQVIVNDLHSQIESLNEELVQLLLIRDELHTEQDAMLVDIEDLTSTSATRLLSPWGHSRT
- the SCHIP1 gene encoding schwannomin-interacting protein 1 isoform X12 — translated: MKPCRWKARVQAVFLEAQKNERESIRQKLALGSFFDDGPGLYTSCSRSGKPSLSSRLQSGMNLQICFVNDSGSDKDSDADDSKTETSVDTPLSPMSKQSSSYSDRDTTEEESESLDDMDFLTRQKKLQAEAKMALAMAKPMAKMQVEVEKQNRKKSPVADLLPHMPHISECLMKRSLKPADLRDMTVGQLQVIVNDLHSQIESLNEELVQLLLIRDELHTEQDAMLVDIEDLTRHAESQQKHMAEKMPAK